CACCTGGCCCTCGCAGAAGAGCTCCCCGGCGATACACGTCTCCCGGGCCTTCGCGAAGTTCTCCACCAACACCTTCCGCATCCACGCCTTCCACCGCGCCACCGACGCGGCGTCCCCCGAGGCTCCTTCCCGTGTGTCGGAGTCCGCCAGCGCCTCGACGAACACGGCGAGCTCCGCGCGGGAGGCCACATCGAAGGCGCTGGGAGATTCCAGCGGCCAGGGCCAGTGGGCGCGCTCGGTCACTGACACCTTCAGGCCCGCCGCGTGGGCGGAAGACGCGAGCAGCGGGACGCAGAGGAGCGCGGTCAGGAGGCGGAACGAACGGAACATGGGAAGGGAGTCCTCTCGGAGACGTGCGGGCGGGAGCGCTACCTCGCGACCTCGACGTCGCCCTGCTTGCGCTGCATGCGCAGGATCGCGTCGTCGTAGACCTTCATGGGCCGGTTCTGGTTCGCCCACCAGAAGTTCTGCTCGGCCTGCTTCCAGTCCCCCTGGGCCTCGAAGATGCGCGCGATGTTGTAGTACGAGCTGGCCATCACCCCATTCTTCCCCGAGCCCCGCGCCAGCGCGATCGCCTTGCGGTTGGCCCAGATGGCGTTCGGGAAGTCGCCCACCTTCTGGTACGCCAGCCCCAGGTTGCTGAAGGCCTGCGCGTGCGACGGATCCTTGTCCACCGCCTGCTGGTAGAGCGCGATCGACTCCTTCAGCTTGCCCTGGTGGTAGAGCTGCTCGCCCTTCTTGTTCAGCGACTGCGCGCTGTCCGTCTCGGCCACCGTGCGGCGCGAGCGGGAGATGCGCTCGAGCAGCGCCGGAGGCTCGCCGGTGTACACCTGCACCTCGGCGAGCCCCGTCAGGTCCGAGCCGCCGTACACGCTGACGATCTCCAGCTCCAGCGAGCCGGCGGAGACCGCGGGGGAGAGGTCGAACTCCTGCCGGCCCTTGCCCTTCTCCAGGGTGACGACCTTGCTGTAGCTCCCGAGCGTGAGCCGCACCTCCTTGGGGCACCCGTAGCCGGCCGGCGGCGGAGTCAGCGCCACGCGGCTCACGGACTCCTGCTTCTCGAAGCGCATGTGGAGCCACTCACCGATGCCCTGGCCGGGCACGCCCTCGGCCCACACCGTGTCCGGCGAGCCGTCCACCACGTGGAGCGGCGCATAACGGCTCTCCTCGCCCGCGAAGAAGTCCATGCGGGAGCTGGCGGTCACCCAGCTCGGCGCCTGGTACTGCGTCGCGTCCAGGCCGGTGTCCTTGCCCACCTTCACCCGCACCTCCACGGCGCGGCGGGTGGCATCGTCCTGCGGCCGGGGGCTGCGGTAGCTGACGACGTAGTTCACCGCGACACCGCCCGCGAGCGAACGGACGATCTCCTGGAAGTCGCCCGAGTCCTTGTCGAAGAAGGTGCCGCCCAGCCGCTCCGGCATCCAGTGGTAGGGCTCCAGGTCCGGCCCCACCACGTGCAGCTGCACGCCCTTGGACTGGAGCGACTCCACGACGCCCTGCGCGGTGCGGGAGGTGATCGAATCGCTGGAGTGGAAGGAGGCGTCGGTGACGAGCAGGAAGACCTTCTTGGCGCCCGGCCGGTGCGGCAGCTTCGAGGCCTCCACGAGCGCATCGAGCTGGTTCTCCGGCTCGTCGTCCCCGCCATCCGCCGTCAGCTTCGAGAGCTGCCGTTTGAACGCCTCCACGTCGGAGGTGTACGGAAACACGCGCTCGACGCGATCCGAGTACGAGACGAGCGCGAGCCGGAAGTCGAAGCCGCTGTCGCCGAGGATGTCCGCGA
This is a stretch of genomic DNA from Archangium violaceum. It encodes these proteins:
- a CDS encoding NADase-type glycan-binding domain-containing protein, with the translated sequence MRWFKSFAASLCLAASTAGAAAPEVIITPQSSQFPFIKLTVNVRDRGTGKRIGGLTREAFSVREDMSPGELVSFEEQRQEGTATASPVDVVFVFDQTGSMSEEIAGLVERSRQFADILGDSGFDFRLALVSYSDRVERVFPYTSDVEAFKRQLSKLTADGGDDEPENQLDALVEASKLPHRPGAKKVFLLVTDASFHSSDSITSRTAQGVVESLQSKGVQLHVVGPDLEPYHWMPERLGGTFFDKDSGDFQEIVRSLAGGVAVNYVVSYRSPRPQDDATRRAVEVRVKVGKDTGLDATQYQAPSWVTASSRMDFFAGEESRYAPLHVVDGSPDTVWAEGVPGQGIGEWLHMRFEKQESVSRVALTPPPAGYGCPKEVRLTLGSYSKVVTLEKGKGRQEFDLSPAVSAGSLELEIVSVYGGSDLTGLAEVQVYTGEPPALLERISRSRRTVAETDSAQSLNKKGEQLYHQGKLKESIALYQQAVDKDPSHAQAFSNLGLAYQKVGDFPNAIWANRKAIALARGSGKNGVMASSYYNIARIFEAQGDWKQAEQNFWWANQNRPMKVYDDAILRMQRKQGDVEVAR